The genomic stretch TTGGTAGAATCAGATTAATGAAGTTCTATTGAATTACTTGGGGGAAGTTGATTAATAATTTTTGTCTGCATTGGCCATTAAATGTATGATTAATAAAtcctaaaaagaaaatgagagcaGATCACAAGAACCATTCTATACCggactgatccacacagatggaatttCATCCAAGGAAAAACTCTGTAGTTGATTCCAGTTGTGTGGATTAGACCATACAAAAATATTCTCATACAAAAACTTGATCCACAACATAGAAAAGGGCTAATGGTCACCATTGAACCTTCTTCAATCATGAACCTtccatatatttattattattattatttttttgtcaaaaaataGTTTATATTAGAATCGGTTTGATACACCGATACAATCTATATAAGTATCAATCTTTATCTATGTTAACGGCTTCCGATCCAATGCAGAcatcaatcttttattttcttgaaaaaaaaggttaagaaaataataaaatcaattttatatatagtcctgtgtaggggtgtcaaaacaaAAGTCTGAACTAAAGAAATCAAACCAAGTCGGctgaaatcaaattgaatcaaaatcaatataagCTTATTAGATCATGTTTCAGGTTGGATTTTTATGcgaccaaaatcaaaccaaaacacaCCCAAATTGATAAAAGTTGGGTTTAGAACGTCGTGATACAATTCGGTCCATATCCAATGTGGACGTTAGAGCATTAAGAGGACCTTTCCCTAGTACAAGAGGATCAGGAAAGATGCACCTTTGTTGTATTAGTTATCGTGCCAACAGTAACGTTGGGTAGCCAAGTGTGGGGGTGAATAGATTTTGAAAGCATTTAAGTATTAAGCCCACCCCAAGACGAGTGCTCACCTATTCTGAGTTCCCAAAGCCTATAGCCAAGACAACAACATGTTCCTGCCCCTGTGGGGATGAAACGATAGAAGTTTTGAGAATCCAAGAAAAGGTCATAGCGAGAGATACTAAACTGAACTTAAAAAACCGAATCAAAATCGATTcattccaaaattcattaaaaaaacacacacacaatttTTTTCATACCTACTCTAATGTACTCCATGTAAAGTTTCCATCCCACTAGCTTGAACTATTTCTGAATATATTAACATGGTAATTAAAGCAATAAGTAACCAAAACCAGCCTATGCTAACTCCATGAAAGGTTTCCATCCCACCAATTTGAACTACTTCTGAATGTGGTAATTAAACCAATAAGTAATTGAAATCGATGCACccttattggatcatgttttgaTTTCACTCATTTTCATATCTAAACCGATGAACCGAAGTAAATTTTTTCTAAACCAACTGGTTGACACCCCATAGTTCCATGGGTTGCCTTCATATATAGGCTTCCTTCTAGCACTTGTGTCTCTAGCAACATCACAGTGACAGTCCCCCTCCAGACACCCAGATCGCCCTTCTCTCGTTACCTACCATTCAAAGATGTCTCACCGTCTAATTAGGAGTTTTGAATTGGATACATAATCTcaccaaaaaaggaaagtatACTCTcaccaaaaatggaaaatatcaAATGGACAAATTGGAATTGTCAATTTCTTAGActtgaaccaatggggttggtagcctaatggtgaaaatgccctcaatccatcaccgctcgagtcggctggttgtggttcgagtcttggcatgcccactatcgcCGATTGGTCTTGCGGAAGCGCTGCTTGCCATCCGGGAGCTtgtcctgggggctatgatcactaccatggagcaccctttttttgttaccaaaaaaaaattcttagactTGAGACTTCTGGTAAGTCTCTATCTATGAAATGTGAAGTGTACATTGGATGCTGCAAGTTCCTTATGGTTATTTGAAATGCAAGTACCTTACTTAGTTTTCTGGCTAAAAACAGTGCGGATGACAATCATTTTCATCTTTAATCTTTAATTTCATTCTCTAGTTTTAACTTTTCACAactaaggctttgtttggttgcaaggggaattaaagggaaggaaagcgaaattttcaaacttaaaaaataaatttttgcaATCATTATCCCATGCGATTATTTCAAGAACTccaaattattccatatttggttaaaatttcactttacttaagcatccaaaaccctttgctataaaatgtgaaataaaattacatttaaaatgtatcattactaatgtcgtaaaaaatattaaatagtttatacaataCATGGGATCACATGTGATGGGGGTAATGaatacaaattttatttattgtttttttttttgaaaatttcactttccttccctttaaatttctcttgcaaccaaacacaacctaaagtAGCATTCTATTTTATCTGTGTGGatgaaaatcattttcatttttctcttttcctagttttgaattttcacaACTAAATACAGAAGAAAATTTATGTTACTACTTGGCTTACATAATTGCTTTCAGATCTTGGTGTCAAGTAAGGCAGCAATAGGGTCAAGTTGGGTGAGGCTTTTGAAAACCTCAGCTCAACCCTTAGTTCTCTTAGCTAGGCCCAGGACTAGCCAAtctggccttgactcaaggccTAAAAAGTCCAACTCTGACCCTACCCTCAAGGTTGAGCCAGGtcgaggaggaggagaagaagaaggtggttTGATCCTAGGAAAAGGTGGAGGGACCATTAAGTATATACATACTTGATGTAGTGCATGCATCCAGGTACTTGTACCACAACATCTTcttgaggatgactaatctaagGAAAAGACTGTGCATGTGGCtgacaataaaaagaaaaaaacacgcATTACATGTTGTTGTTAACCATGTTTTTTACAAGCGAATAAAACACATTGAATTTGATTGTCACCTTGTTCGTGAAAAATTGCAAGCTGGATTAATTCGCATTGCTTTCTTGCCATCTCATCAACAATTGACAGATGTATtcaccattttttgtttttttttaattctttttggtGAAGGTTCATCAAATCTTAGTGCTCTCAATTTAACCTTTTGATTTCCAAGTTGGGTATTTGGGATCTTCACATGCCAACTTAAGGGGGAATATTACCTATACCTGGCAGCATCAATCGATCACCACCAATTTGGGATCCATTGCATACAAACGTACATCTTCTtacctcatttttttcttcgtctttcttattttattctcaTTGCACAAACCCATTTATATAATTCATTCATGCATAAAGATAAACAAGTGATAATCTTCGCTTCAAAGTGATTGCAACAGGGATAAGATTAACAGAATTGGGTGGCCTTGAAGGCTCGAACAAAAGATTCAAATTTAAGAGCTAAACTCTATCTTTAGCCCTCCGATGTAAAGGACATCTTTCCCTTGTCGTGGGACCAAAGTCACAACCACTGTATCATCATCTTCAGCCATCAAGTCCTCCAGTAAATCTGTTATCCCTAACCTCAGGGTCGTCTTGGTTTTCATCTTCATCTGATGCTTGTGTGGCACATGAACGAAGCTCCCTGCAAACTCACTATATGTAGGCCCTGATGCCGTCTCGTCATCTTCGTTAATAAACACATCAAACTTCACAAACACATTTCTATCAAACTCTATCCCGTAGATCACCaacacttcctcttcttcttccttctctttactGTTTCTTGATTTCTTTGGTCTCTTCACCACTGTCTTCACCACCGAGTCAAGAGCTCTTGGGAACTGACCACCACTATCGCCTGCCGTCGGCGGCGTGACTCTAGCTTTACGAGGTGTTGGCCGAATTTTGAGCCATGGAAGGTCTACCTCCTGGTACCTGTACCTTAACTTCTTCTCATCTAAActatcttgaatcttaactcttgTCAGCTGAGCGTTCTCATCGTAAAAGAGAAACCCTGCATTTATGGCATAATTGAATTGTGGGTCATCGGTCAGAttaatcacatgtcaaatttcaaagtttaATACTATCATATAGTCTCTCATAGATTGGCCTTATTCATATCCGCCATGACTGATACTGAAACTAGCCTGACCCTGAATCAGTATTGAAACAAAAATTAGGGAGGTTTAGGCGTCTAAATGAATCCGATCCAATCCCGTATGAACGATTCATATCAGTAATGACCGATTTTGATGCCATATCATGAACTTCATTCGTGGGGAGAGGTTCAGTTAAGGAAAATTAAGAGAGTGGAGTAGGAGTGGGGAGTCTTCTATTGAGACCGGATCAGATTCACGTATGAGATTGATCTCATATAGCCTTGGTTCGTTGATTTAGAAATCACTCTCTCTGTCTTCATTTAATGGATTCTAAATTCACGGACCAGGATCAGGACCAGGGACTTACAAGATTGTTCTTGTACGTGAACCTCTTTTAGGCCCCACATCCTCTTAGTTTTATCCTCTCCTCTATCTTCTATATCACTGATATGTAACACCTTAGGGTCCTACACTGGTCGGTTTTacgggaaaaaaatttcactactACCTTAGCTGCAACACTGGGTAGTAGCCAGGGAAATAGAATCCCAATGGCTGGTTTGAAAATAACCTCTTTGGCTGCAACCCAAGCAGCAGCCAAGAAGGGTGTATTCAGTCGTGAAGCTCTCACCACTGCAAGGTCTGGGGAATATCATAATATATGTAACTTTACACCGGATTGAGATCCTTAATTTGTGACGCAGGTCCAAGGGCTAGGAATGCCTGCGTGTCTAAGGGCTCCTAGACCTTGAATCTGCGCTAAAGAGGACGCCACTCCACCTTaaccccctctccctcttcacGGAGGGGATGTTTCCCAACTCGAACCCATGACCACATGAGTCTATATTATGCCCTACCTGAGTTCAACCAGTCCGGATCAGTGTAatcctttctctttcctcccagTCCTTTCCATATCGTCCAAAACCTGTCGATATTGGAATGGTGAGCATAGAAGATGGGATCACGACCGGCCGAGTAGAAACTACCCATATTTTCACGATTGGGCTGTCTCCGGTCACCAGTCCATAAGTGAACAGTATTATGGGGCTCGCTCTCAATCGAACCAGCTCCAGGATTCGGTTGATCCCCCGCCCTATAGGGAGCCCCAAGGAACAGCTGTGTGGTCTTTGCATTGGACACCATCTGGCGATACATGATGAAGAGATTGCTTTCAATTTGTTGCTGAGGAGTCGTATTGGGATCAACACCGTTGTAATCTAGATCAATCACCGTAGGAGGTTGGTGCTTAGGATCACGAAGCTCATCATAGAGAGGTGATCTGGGGTTAGTATAAATCTTAGGAATCTGCATGCCTTCAGGAGAATCATAATTCCAGAAGGGTAAGGCAAAGGTGGGATCATTGATAAGCTTTCCACAAATCTTCTCAAAGAAGTAGAGATAATATCTATGCCAAGGGAAGAAGAGCCATGAACTGTGTACTTCGATCTCCAAGCCTGGGAAGCCAATCTGATCATAAGCACCATCACAGTAGGCACAGTGAATGTTGGCTTGTTGGGTGAAGCAACGTGGGTCGTCGCTTGGGAGAGCCTTCATGAGTTCTATGGCCTTAGAGTACTTGGCAATGTACTCACCGTTCACCAAGTGAGCTGCTTGCCTGACCCGCATGGGTGAGGATGGTGGTGGAAGCTTGAAATCTATGATCTTTGACGAATTCGGTGGGCAGCAGTTGGTGGGCTTTGCACCTGCTGGTAAGTCTGGTGGACCACACTTGGAGAGGTCTGGAGGCATAATTGGAGCTGCCATGGCTAGAGGATCAGCATTGGATAAGCTGGTTGAACCATAAAGCCCACCAATGCCAATCAACACATCTCTCCGGTCAAGTCTCAGTGAGGAATGTTCCTCATTATTTTTAGATTTACAGGAAACCTTGCGAGCTGATGATGAGAGATATCTTCGGCTACTAATTGCAGGGATTTGCAACCTCTTGTGCAAGGGATGTGTAGAGAAAGATGTAGTTGCGTTGACTACAGTATTGTGGGATGATGGGATCACGGAAGCCATAGTTGTGTGGTTGAGTTTGATCAGTTCTTTCCTTCAGATCTGCTTTTATAAGTTCATATCTCACTTCCCCTTATTTAAAAACCTCAATTTGTCGTCATGCATGGATGTACGGAACTGTCTACCTGtaagatttttcattttaataggTTAGCATAGTCATTGTCATATTTTGGGAGAATTGGTAAACGCAAGAGATTGTTGATTGGTTGTATAGCCCTAGCTAGGTTATATCGACacggggccaatgagagcatcTGCGTGGGCCTCTAGATTCGATTTTCTATTTCATGGAGAGGTGACATTGTTATTTAGTGGTTGTGATTCTTGTGTTTAGAAGTTTATTTGAAAGTATAACATATCGTATTCTTTTAATGAGAAATGACTTAGATTTGTTTACTTTGTGGGTTTGGTCTAAACCCTCATTCTTTATATAGTTTGCATTGACACATCAAGTGAGAGTGTGACTCACCTGCCCATATGATCATATGATGATATGGACAGGTGATCAGGACTTCATTAACTAAGTTTATGATCGAGAAAACCTAAAGAGAAGAGGATAGACAAAATTAATGATCATAACGGACAAATGAGCACTCTCACTAACAACCTTCTCCAATCATGGATGAGACAAGCTTAAACGCTAAAGTCCTGCTTAATAACCTGTTGTTATCAGTTTATCTGTCAAGGCTTCAAAGATTTTAAGTTCACGGGTCGTGCACAAAGGCTGATTCACAACCTctcagcctctctctctctctctctctctctctctcctatggAGCCATTTTCGCAAGGACCACCGACCATGCTGAACAGATATGGTACGGAAGCTTGAGCCATTTTCGCAAGGACAAGGACCACCGACCATGCTGAACAAATATGATACGGAAGCTTGAGCCATTTTCGCAAGGATCACCGATCATGCTGAACAGATATGATAGGTTTTTAATAGAGATCTTCTTATTGTTCACGCATTATGAGAATCAACTTAGTTATTTTGCACCTGGCCTCTCAATCTAACTACTATAGATCTTTTCTGTAGTGATCATGACAACCAAGT from Macadamia integrifolia cultivar HAES 741 chromosome 11, SCU_Mint_v3, whole genome shotgun sequence encodes the following:
- the LOC122093930 gene encoding polyphenol oxidase, chloroplastic-like produces the protein MASVIPSSHNTVVNATTSFSTHPLHKRLQIPAISSRRYLSSSARKVSCKSKNNEEHSSLRLDRRDVLIGIGGLYGSTSLSNADPLAMAAPIMPPDLSKCGPPDLPAGAKPTNCCPPNSSKIIDFKLPPPSSPMRVRQAAHLVNGEYIAKYSKAIELMKALPSDDPRCFTQQANIHCAYCDGAYDQIGFPGLEIEVHSSWLFFPWHRYYLYFFEKICGKLINDPTFALPFWNYDSPEGMQIPKIYTNPRSPLYDELRDPKHQPPTVIDLDYNGVDPNTTPQQQIESNLFIMYRQMVSNAKTTQLFLGAPYRAGDQPNPGAGSIESEPHNTVHLWTGDRRQPNRENMGSFYSAGRDPIFYAHHSNIDRFWTIWKGLGGKRKDYTDPDWLNSGFLFYDENAQLTRVKIQDSLDEKKLRYRYQEVDLPWLKIRPTPRKARVTPPTAGDSGGQFPRALDSVVKTVVKRPKKSRNSKEKEEEEEVLVIYGIEFDRNVFVKFDVFINEDDETASGPTYSEFAGSFVHVPHKHQMKMKTKTTLRLGITDLLEDLMAEDDDTVVVTLVPRQGKDVLYIGGLKIEFSS